A window from Pseudobutyrivibrio ruminis HUN009 encodes these proteins:
- a CDS encoding HPr family phosphocarrier protein: MVSKKVKIVNATGLHLRPAGVLCETAMKYKSKVTFTTDNHYEANAKSVLGVLGACVKAGEEITIICDGDDENEALEDIISSIESGLGE, encoded by the coding sequence ATGGTTTCAAAAAAGGTAAAGATTGTGAATGCAACTGGCTTGCATCTTAGACCTGCAGGGGTTCTTTGCGAAACAGCCATGAAATATAAATCAAAGGTTACATTCACAACGGATAATCACTATGAAGCAAATGCCAAATCAGTACTTGGCGTTTTAGGTGCTTGCGTCAAAGCAGGCGAAGAAATCACTATCATCTGTGATGGTGATGACGAAAACGAAGCCTTAGAAGATATAATTTCTTCTATCGAATCGGGATTAGGAGAATAA
- the rfbA gene encoding glucose-1-phosphate thymidylyltransferase RfbA: protein MKGIILAGGSGTRLYPLTKAISKQIMPIYDKPMIYYPLSTLMLAGIREVLIISTPRDLPVFEELLGDGSQLGMDIQYAVQEAPNGLAEAFIIGADFIGKDAVALVLGDNIFYGQSFSKVLQTAAHRTETEPGATIFGYYVRDPREYGVVEFDENGVAISIEEKPAQPKSNYAVPGLYFYDNSVVEIAKTIKPSARGELEITAVNNEYLNRGNLHVETLGRGFAWLDTGNHDMLLAAAEFVSTFQKRQGMYVSCIEEIAFKRGFINKEQLLKLAEPLMKTEYGKYLVDVSNGL from the coding sequence ATGAAAGGTATTATTTTAGCAGGTGGATCAGGCACTAGACTTTACCCACTTACAAAAGCTATTTCAAAGCAGATTATGCCAATTTATGATAAGCCAATGATTTATTATCCATTATCTACACTTATGCTTGCAGGCATTCGTGAAGTGCTTATCATCTCTACACCAAGAGATCTTCCAGTATTCGAGGAGCTTCTCGGTGATGGTAGCCAGCTTGGTATGGATATTCAGTATGCTGTTCAGGAAGCTCCAAACGGACTTGCTGAGGCATTTATCATCGGCGCAGATTTCATCGGCAAAGATGCTGTAGCACTTGTACTTGGCGATAACATTTTCTATGGCCAGTCATTCTCAAAGGTGCTTCAGACAGCAGCACACCGTACAGAGACAGAGCCAGGCGCTACAATCTTCGGTTACTATGTTCGTGACCCAAGAGAGTACGGCGTTGTTGAGTTCGACGAGAACGGCGTAGCTATTTCTATCGAAGAAAAGCCAGCTCAGCCAAAGAGCAACTACGCAGTTCCAGGTCTTTACTTCTACGACAACTCAGTAGTAGAAATCGCAAAGACAATTAAGCCATCAGCACGTGGTGAGCTAGAAATTACAGCTGTTAACAACGAATACTTAAACCGTGGAAATCTTCACGTTGAGACACTCGGCCGTGGATTTGCATGGCTTGATACAGGAAACCACGACATGCTTCTTGCAGCTGCTGAATTCGTTAGCACATTCCAGAAGCGCCAGGGTATGTATGTATCATGCATCGAGGAAATCGCATTCAAGCGTGGCTTCATCAACAAGGAGCAACTCCTTAAGCTCGCCGAGCCACTCATGAAAACCGAGTATGGTAAATACTTAGTAGACGTAAGCAACGGTTTATAA
- the rfbB gene encoding dTDP-glucose 4,6-dehydratase, with the protein MRTYLVTGGAGFIGSNYIHYMFKKYDNEIRIINVDKLTYAGNLENLKDVENRDNYTFVKADICDKEAIRKIFAENDIDRVVHFAAESHVDRSIKNPEVFVQTNVLGTAVMLNCAKEAWELPDGTFKEGKKFLHVSTDEVYGSLPDDDNAFFYETSPYDPHSPYSASKASSDMLVKAYMDTYKFPANITNCSNNYGPYQFPEKLIPLIINNALQGKDLPVYGDGKNVRDWLYVEDHAKGIDMVQEQGKLFETYNIGGHNEKQNIQIIHIILDTLQEMLPEGDPRKELVSENLIKYVTDRKGHDRRYAIAPDKIKEAVGWYPETCFEEGIKKTIKWFFEHEEWMKNVTSGDYQKYYTDMYSGK; encoded by the coding sequence ATGAGAACATATTTAGTAACAGGTGGAGCTGGTTTCATCGGCTCAAATTACATTCATTACATGTTTAAGAAATATGATAATGAAATCAGAATCATCAACGTAGATAAGCTTACATATGCAGGTAACCTTGAGAACCTCAAGGACGTTGAAAATCGCGACAACTATACATTCGTAAAGGCTGATATTTGCGATAAGGAAGCTATCCGCAAGATCTTTGCTGAGAATGACATCGATAGAGTTGTTCATTTTGCAGCTGAGTCACACGTTGACCGTTCAATCAAGAATCCAGAAGTTTTCGTACAGACAAACGTACTCGGTACAGCTGTAATGCTTAACTGTGCAAAGGAAGCTTGGGAGCTTCCTGACGGCACATTCAAGGAAGGCAAGAAGTTCCTTCACGTTTCAACAGACGAAGTTTACGGATCACTTCCAGATGATGACAACGCTTTCTTCTATGAGACAAGCCCATACGATCCACATTCACCATACTCAGCTTCAAAGGCTTCATCAGACATGCTTGTAAAGGCTTACATGGATACATACAAGTTCCCTGCAAACATTACAAACTGCTCTAACAACTATGGCCCTTACCAGTTCCCAGAGAAGCTCATTCCGCTTATCATCAACAATGCGCTTCAGGGCAAGGACCTTCCAGTATACGGTGATGGAAAGAACGTTCGTGACTGGTTATACGTAGAGGATCACGCTAAGGGAATCGATATGGTTCAGGAGCAGGGTAAGCTTTTTGAGACATACAACATCGGTGGTCACAACGAGAAGCAGAACATCCAGATTATCCACATCATCCTTGATACACTTCAGGAGATGCTTCCAGAGGGAGATCCACGTAAGGAGCTCGTATCTGAGAACCTTATCAAGTATGTTACAGACCGTAAGGGCCATGATCGTCGTTACGCTATTGCTCCAGACAAGATTAAGGAAGCAGTAGGCTGGTATCCAGAGACATGCTTCGAAGAGGGAATCAAGAAGACAATCAAGTGGTTCTTCGAGCACGAGGAGTGGATGAAGAACGTAACAAGCGGTGACTACCAGAAATACTATACAGATATGTATTCAGGAAAATAA
- the rfbC gene encoding dTDP-4-dehydrorhamnose 3,5-epimerase, translating into MAITVEKNVNGIEGLCVITPKVFGDERGYFMETYNENDMKAEGLDYVFVQDNQSASKKGVLRGLHFQKNFPQDKLVRVIKGEVYDVAVDLRQGSATFGKHYGILLSEENKKQFMIPKGFAHGFLVVSDYAEFCYKVTDFYHPNDEGGLMYNDPDIAVQWPIPEGMTEADLILSEKDKVNASFKDYCAERNINA; encoded by the coding sequence ATGGCAATTACAGTTGAAAAGAACGTAAATGGAATAGAGGGTCTTTGTGTAATAACTCCAAAAGTCTTCGGCGACGAAAGAGGCTATTTCATGGAGACATACAACGAAAATGATATGAAGGCTGAAGGACTTGATTATGTATTTGTACAGGACAATCAGTCTGCAAGCAAGAAGGGCGTACTTCGTGGTCTTCATTTCCAAAAGAACTTCCCACAGGACAAGCTTGTTCGTGTAATCAAAGGTGAAGTTTATGATGTAGCAGTTGACCTCCGCCAGGGATCAGCTACATTTGGAAAGCACTATGGAATTCTTCTTTCAGAAGAAAATAAAAAGCAGTTCATGATTCCAAAGGGATTTGCTCATGGATTCTTAGTAGTCAGCGACTATGCAGAGTTCTGCTACAAGGTTACTGATTTCTATCATCCAAACGATGAGGGCGGTCTTATGTACAACGATCCAGATATCGCTGTTCAGTGGCCAATCCCAGAGGGAATGACAGAGGCAGATTTAATCCTTTCAGAAAAAGATAAGGTAAACGCATCATTTAAGGATTACTGCGCAGAGAGAAATATTAACGCATAG
- the leuA gene encoding 2-isopropylmalate synthase — translation MLNYKRYKANPVLEFPQRTWPNKQITKAPIWCSVDLRDGNQALVEPMNVDEKMELFDLLLKLGFKEIEIGFPAASQIEFDFLRQLVKENKIPSDVKVQVLSQCREELIDRTFEAIQGIPNVIFHIYNSTSTLQRDVVFNADKDEIIEIAKAGTQMVKDRLDRYNGNLQLEYSPESFTGTEVEFALDICTAVQDTWNHATDAPIIFNLPATVEMNTPNVYADQIEWMSTHFKDRENIILSIHPHNDRGTGVAITELGLLAGADRVEGTLLGNGERTGNVDILTIAYNMFSQGVNPELELDDIKEIVEVCERVTKMPTDARHPYAGELVFTAFSGSHQDAINKGVAAMRNRQNMYWEVPYLPIDPADIGRKYEPVVRINSQSGKGGVAFVMDTVYGYKLPKKMQREFADVVQYISEKQGGEVTPQRIMEAFKSQYLENKEPLTLEYVVIKDDKDTDDTVAILDFSYHGEKFHSEAEGNGPIDAVKLAIKQCIPELDFSLIDYTEHTLAQAQGSGAKAAAYIEMRDERHGNTTFGVGVSSNITRASIRSMFSAYNRLIAKAKDI, via the coding sequence ATGTTGAACTACAAGCGTTACAAAGCAAACCCAGTGTTAGAGTTTCCACAGCGTACATGGCCTAACAAGCAGATCACCAAAGCTCCAATTTGGTGCTCAGTAGACCTACGTGACGGCAACCAAGCCCTCGTCGAGCCAATGAATGTCGACGAAAAAATGGAACTATTCGACCTCCTACTAAAATTAGGCTTCAAAGAAATCGAGATTGGCTTCCCTGCAGCTAGCCAAATCGAATTCGACTTTTTAAGACAACTTGTTAAGGAAAATAAAATCCCTTCAGATGTTAAAGTTCAGGTGCTTTCACAGTGCCGCGAGGAACTGATTGACCGCACTTTTGAGGCAATTCAGGGAATACCAAATGTAATTTTCCACATTTACAATTCCACATCTACTCTTCAAAGAGATGTGGTTTTTAATGCAGACAAAGACGAGATTATCGAAATTGCCAAAGCAGGCACACAGATGGTAAAGGACAGACTTGACCGCTACAACGGCAACCTTCAGCTGGAGTATTCACCAGAATCATTCACCGGCACAGAGGTAGAGTTCGCCCTTGATATTTGTACAGCTGTCCAGGATACATGGAATCATGCAACAGATGCACCTATCATCTTCAACCTGCCAGCTACAGTAGAAATGAACACACCAAATGTCTACGCAGACCAGATTGAATGGATGAGCACTCATTTCAAAGACAGAGAAAACATCATCCTCTCAATCCATCCACACAACGATAGAGGAACAGGTGTTGCCATCACAGAGCTTGGACTTCTTGCAGGTGCGGACCGCGTAGAAGGCACACTTCTTGGAAATGGTGAGCGTACAGGTAATGTAGATATTCTTACAATTGCTTACAACATGTTCTCTCAGGGTGTAAATCCTGAGCTTGAGCTTGATGATATAAAAGAAATCGTGGAGGTATGTGAGAGAGTCACAAAGATGCCTACCGATGCAAGACATCCTTATGCAGGAGAGCTTGTATTTACAGCTTTCTCTGGTTCACATCAGGATGCTATCAACAAGGGCGTTGCAGCAATGCGCAATCGCCAAAACATGTATTGGGAGGTCCCATATCTTCCAATCGATCCAGCTGATATCGGAAGAAAGTACGAGCCAGTGGTTCGTATCAACAGCCAGTCTGGAAAGGGCGGCGTTGCTTTCGTTATGGATACAGTATACGGCTACAAGCTTCCAAAGAAGATGCAGCGTGAATTTGCTGACGTTGTTCAGTACATTTCAGAAAAGCAGGGCGGAGAGGTTACACCTCAGCGCATTATGGAGGCATTCAAGTCTCAGTACTTGGAAAACAAGGAGCCACTTACACTGGAATATGTTGTTATCAAGGACGACAAGGATACAGATGATACAGTTGCTATTCTTGACTTCAGCTACCACGGAGAAAAATTCCACTCAGAGGCTGAAGGAAATGGTCCTATCGATGCTGTTAAGCTTGCAATCAAGCAGTGCATACCAGAGCTTGACTTCTCACTTATTGACTACACCGAGCATACACTTGCTCAAGCACAAGGTTCTGGAGCAAAGGCTGCAGCATACATCGAGATGCGCGACGAGCGTCATGGCAACACCACATTTGGTGTTGGCGTAAGCTCAAACATTACACGTGCATCAATTCGCAGTATGTTTAGTGCTTATAATCGTCTTATAGCGAAAGCTAAAGACATTTAA
- the rfbD gene encoding dTDP-4-dehydrorhamnose reductase, with product MRKILVTGCNGQLGRAIQKEYGTEVEFILTDVVEGEKISPLNIMDLEEVLSFVEDKKPDVIINCAAATNVDGCEKDWDFAYKLNALGPRNLAIAASKVGAKLVHVSTDYVFPGNATKPITEFDQPAPISAYGKTKYEGEKFVQQFADKWFIVRTAWLYGDGKNFVKTMLSLAETHDELSVVCDQLGSPTSAVELARMIHHLEPTENYGIFHGTCEGDTNWADFTEEIFKLKGINVKVNHVTSEEYKKMNPASADRPHYSILDNYMLRLTSGYKMADWKDALREYLA from the coding sequence ATGAGAAAGATTTTAGTAACAGGATGTAACGGCCAGCTTGGTCGTGCCATTCAGAAGGAGTATGGAACTGAAGTAGAATTCATACTCACAGACGTAGTAGAGGGAGAAAAGATTTCTCCGCTCAACATTATGGACCTGGAAGAAGTTCTTAGCTTCGTAGAAGATAAGAAGCCAGATGTTATCATCAACTGCGCAGCAGCTACAAACGTAGATGGATGCGAAAAGGACTGGGATTTTGCTTACAAGCTTAATGCACTTGGTCCTAGAAACTTGGCGATTGCAGCTTCAAAGGTAGGAGCAAAGCTTGTGCATGTTAGCACAGACTATGTTTTCCCTGGCAACGCAACAAAGCCTATCACTGAGTTTGATCAGCCAGCACCAATCAGTGCTTATGGCAAGACAAAATACGAAGGTGAAAAGTTTGTTCAGCAGTTCGCAGACAAGTGGTTTATCGTACGTACAGCTTGGCTCTACGGCGATGGCAAGAACTTCGTTAAAACTATGCTTTCTCTTGCAGAGACACATGATGAGCTTTCAGTTGTTTGCGACCAGCTTGGTTCGCCAACATCTGCAGTTGAGCTTGCCCGCATGATTCACCACCTTGAGCCTACAGAAAACTATGGTATTTTCCATGGCACATGCGAAGGTGACACAAACTGGGCAGATTTCACAGAGGAAATCTTCAAGCTCAAGGGAATCAATGTAAAGGTCAACCACGTTACTAGCGAGGAGTACAAAAAGATGAACCCAGCTAGTGCCGATAGACCTCACTACAGCATCCTCGACAACTACATGCTTCGTCTTACAAGCGGCTACAAGATGGCCGACTGGAAGGACGCCCTCCGCGAATACCTCGCATAA
- the glf gene encoding UDP-galactopyranose mutase, whose protein sequence is MKKYDYLVVGAGLFGAVFAYEAMQRGKSVLVIDRRNHIAGNIYTKEEDGINVHVYGAHIFHTSDKKIWEYMNQFAEFNNYINSPVAVYGDELYNLPFNMNTFSKMWGIKTPAEAKAKIADQIKELNITEPKNLEEQALSLVGTDVYEKLIKGYTQKQWGRPCDELPAFIIKRLPLRFTYDNNYFNDRFQGIPMGGYTQIVEKMLQGADVVLEQDFFDMVGGVENAPKSTEGTLNDGSQVSWNKLVFTGQIDEYYNSCYGDLEYRSVRFETEKIDCDNYQGNAVVNYTAADVPYTRIIEHKHFEFGTQPTTIISKEYSSEWQPGVEPYYPVNNDKNNAVYEEYAKLASSESGVIFGGRLGQYKYYDMDKVVMAALSVVEEEF, encoded by the coding sequence ATGAAAAAATACGATTACTTAGTGGTCGGTGCAGGTCTTTTTGGCGCTGTATTTGCTTATGAGGCAATGCAGCGCGGCAAGTCTGTTCTTGTGATTGACCGACGCAACCACATAGCCGGAAATATTTATACAAAAGAAGAAGATGGAATTAATGTGCATGTTTATGGCGCGCACATCTTCCACACTAGCGACAAAAAGATTTGGGAATACATGAACCAGTTTGCTGAGTTCAACAACTACATCAATTCCCCAGTTGCCGTTTACGGCGACGAGCTTTACAATCTTCCATTCAACATGAACACATTCTCAAAGATGTGGGGCATCAAGACTCCTGCAGAGGCAAAGGCTAAGATTGCAGATCAGATCAAGGAGCTAAACATCACAGAGCCAAAGAATTTGGAAGAACAGGCACTTTCTCTTGTTGGAACAGATGTATACGAAAAGCTCATTAAGGGCTACACACAGAAGCAGTGGGGACGTCCATGCGACGAGCTTCCAGCTTTCATCATCAAGAGATTGCCACTTAGATTTACATACGACAACAACTACTTTAACGATAGATTCCAGGGAATCCCAATGGGCGGTTACACCCAGATTGTTGAAAAGATGCTTCAGGGCGCAGACGTTGTTCTTGAACAGGATTTCTTCGATATGGTTGGCGGCGTAGAAAACGCACCAAAGTCTACAGAGGGAACTCTCAATGACGGTAGCCAGGTTTCATGGAATAAGCTTGTTTTCACAGGCCAGATTGATGAGTATTACAATAGCTGCTATGGCGATTTGGAATATCGCTCAGTTCGATTTGAGACAGAAAAAATCGATTGTGACAACTACCAGGGCAACGCAGTTGTAAACTACACTGCAGCCGATGTGCCATACACTCGTATCATCGAGCACAAGCACTTTGAGTTTGGCACACAGCCTACCACAATCATTTCAAAGGAATACTCAAGCGAGTGGCAGCCAGGCGTTGAGCCTTATTACCCAGTAAATAACGATAAGAATAATGCAGTTTACGAAGAATATGCAAAGCTTGCATCAAGCGAGTCAGGTGTTATCTTTGGAGGCCGTCTTGGTCAGTACAAATACTACGACATGGACAAGGTCGTTATGGCTGCATTGTCAGTGGTTGAGGAAGAGTTTTAA
- the glmM gene encoding phosphoglucosamine mutase translates to MGRLFGTDGVRGVAGSELTIELAKALGQAGAYVLTKEASHQPTIIVGCDTRISGTMLASALMSGICSVGANAVYVGVLPTPAIAYLTRKHKVDAGVVISASHNPMEFNGIKFFNGEGFKLSDALEDEIQELIESDMKGISLPTGAEIGKVDFRFDLGREYVDFLKQTVPIDLSGLKIVIDCAEGASYRTSVACLSEMGAELITIHNNPDGTNINSNCGSTHMDELKARVVAENAHIGLAFDGDADRMLAVDEKGRLVDGDQVMAICAKHMKDKGTLKKNTCVVTVMTNLGFTLMAKEQGINVESTKVGDRYVLENMLANGYNIGGEQSGHVIFLDDNTTGDGLLSALHLLRVLVETGKSLSELASIMEVLPQALVNAKVPNHKKESYMEYPEIAKAIGELEAKFAGEGRVLIRPSGTEPLVRVMIEGKNQEEIDADAHALAELITNTML, encoded by the coding sequence ATGGGAAGATTATTTGGAACAGATGGAGTCAGAGGTGTTGCTGGCTCAGAACTTACTATTGAGCTTGCAAAGGCTTTGGGTCAGGCAGGCGCTTACGTACTTACAAAAGAAGCATCACATCAGCCTACAATCATCGTAGGATGCGATACACGTATTTCTGGAACAATGCTTGCTTCAGCACTTATGAGTGGTATCTGCTCAGTTGGCGCAAATGCAGTATACGTAGGAGTTTTACCTACACCAGCAATCGCTTACCTTACACGTAAGCACAAGGTAGATGCAGGAGTTGTTATTTCTGCCAGCCACAACCCAATGGAATTCAACGGAATCAAGTTCTTCAATGGCGAAGGCTTCAAGCTTTCAGACGCTCTTGAGGATGAAATCCAGGAGCTTATCGAGAGCGATATGAAGGGCATCAGCCTTCCAACTGGCGCAGAAATCGGTAAGGTAGATTTCAGATTCGACCTTGGTCGTGAGTACGTTGATTTCTTAAAGCAGACAGTACCTATCGATTTATCAGGATTAAAGATTGTTATCGACTGTGCAGAGGGCGCTTCTTACAGAACTAGCGTTGCTTGCCTTTCAGAAATGGGCGCAGAGCTTATCACAATCCACAACAATCCAGATGGAACAAACATCAACTCAAACTGCGGAAGCACACACATGGATGAGCTAAAGGCTCGTGTTGTTGCAGAAAACGCTCACATCGGTCTTGCATTCGATGGTGATGCCGACAGAATGCTAGCTGTAGATGAAAAGGGACGTCTTGTTGATGGCGACCAGGTAATGGCTATCTGTGCAAAGCACATGAAGGATAAGGGCACACTTAAGAAAAACACATGTGTAGTTACAGTAATGACAAACCTTGGATTCACTTTGATGGCAAAGGAACAGGGCATCAATGTTGAGTCAACAAAGGTTGGCGATAGATATGTTTTGGAAAATATGCTTGCGAACGGTTATAATATCGGCGGCGAGCAGAGTGGTCACGTTATCTTCTTAGATGACAACACCACAGGTGATGGACTTCTTTCAGCCCTTCACCTACTCAGAGTTCTTGTGGAGACAGGCAAGTCACTTTCTGAGCTTGCATCTATTATGGAAGTATTACCTCAGGCACTTGTCAATGCAAAGGTTCCAAACCACAAGAAGGAAAGCTATATGGAGTATCCTGAAATTGCAAAGGCAATCGGAGAGCTTGAGGCTAAGTTTGCTGGTGAAGGACGTGTACTCATCCGTCCATCAGGCACAGAGCCACTCGTTCGTGTTATGATTGAAGGCAAGAATCAGGAAGAAATCGATGCAGATGCACATGCACTGGCTGAGTTAATTACTAATACAATGTTGTAA
- a CDS encoding GH25 family lysozyme has protein sequence MEELWESLKFFIASHKAASIAVASAVGVTAAGAGGYGVYNLVTDDEEPVEVVEVTEQAANNDVYIPEFVNVKITSESLEKDLTIYISDENDNPITGIPFEVKLLTEENAESLQSYVDAIKDIDAQIAEYTKDYDFSTDTEETGSEEESDALPVDGEEIDFSKDDSEESSEDSSEDTTETASNEATVTIPTNSFQIMQILQDRNAAVTVTDENGDVVETQTGDISSDPLYLLYLDKETAVQAYTVAVNEAEGTVYTDDDMDGVITQTEMEPGDYVLCLVNDLDTEVSYEPTTYTTAANVKDKVEFKVQKEITKQIKKDVASEDGQKAAAAEVPVENKLTDTVEYVESKKVENGSGEVKQAEAVAPKSTASTSKAAAKSGGITKVTHDVVKTASRYLRTKGYVAAASKLDYIDALMMKATMVATVSDEGGQSADKADDTANTETGGTPTTDTGNTGNTGNGSGSGSAGGSDAGNDSGSGSAGGSDAGNGSGSGSAGGSTGGTESGSGSQTPASKPKHTITVKYVDEAGNEISGYNAITETKEEGATYEYVAPTITGYTLTSTTPAKGTVGTSDITVTFTYKKTTTTTTKEEATLDMSYSAGTFTIKASANVGNVTINGAAVTMSNGSGTFKVTKDGDYTLKGVATFSDGATDSTLAVTYTVSGYGSGDSTEKLKDAAGNQLYVDEQCTKEATAADYEKGKKFYYKEASYTYYGWQSIDGNTYYFDKNGNKVTGTQVIQGVSYDFGTDGVLANKGTGIDVSKYQTNIDWSQAKSAVSFAIVRCGYRGMYDGQLHEDPYFYKNMSGAKANGVSVGVYIYSTALNEAEAVQEASMAVAMAQKAGGCSYPIFIDMEDKVRGQGSLSTAQRMAILNAFVSTVQSSGYKAGVYCSKNWMISLMDANSIPGSCSVWIAQYNTQCTYSGRKNIWQYSSKGSVPGIKGYVDMNKSF, from the coding sequence ATGGAAGAATTATGGGAGAGTTTGAAATTCTTTATAGCATCGCATAAGGCGGCCAGTATTGCTGTTGCCAGTGCTGTTGGTGTTACAGCGGCAGGTGCAGGCGGTTATGGTGTTTACAATCTTGTTACTGACGATGAAGAGCCAGTTGAGGTTGTAGAGGTCACAGAGCAGGCTGCTAATAATGATGTCTATATCCCAGAATTTGTTAATGTAAAAATCACAAGTGAATCATTAGAGAAGGATTTGACAATCTACATCTCGGACGAGAACGACAATCCTATCACAGGAATTCCTTTTGAAGTAAAGCTTTTGACTGAGGAAAATGCGGAAAGCCTCCAGTCATATGTTGATGCAATCAAGGATATTGATGCTCAGATTGCTGAGTACACAAAGGATTATGACTTCTCTACAGACACAGAGGAAACAGGTTCTGAAGAAGAAAGCGATGCCCTCCCAGTGGACGGAGAAGAGATTGACTTCTCTAAGGATGATTCAGAAGAGTCATCAGAAGACAGTTCAGAAGATACAACAGAGACTGCAAGCAATGAGGCAACAGTTACAATACCAACTAACTCGTTCCAGATAATGCAGATTCTTCAGGATAGAAACGCTGCAGTCACTGTCACAGATGAAAACGGTGATGTTGTAGAGACACAGACTGGAGACATCAGCTCAGATCCATTGTATCTTTTATATCTTGATAAAGAGACAGCAGTTCAGGCTTACACAGTAGCTGTTAATGAGGCAGAGGGTACTGTTTATACAGACGATGATATGGACGGTGTAATCACTCAGACAGAGATGGAGCCTGGCGACTATGTACTTTGCTTAGTAAACGACTTGGACACAGAAGTTAGCTACGAGCCTACAACATACACTACTGCAGCTAATGTAAAGGATAAGGTAGAGTTCAAGGTTCAGAAGGAAATCACAAAGCAGATTAAGAAGGATGTGGCTTCCGAGGATGGACAGAAGGCTGCCGCTGCAGAGGTTCCAGTAGAGAACAAGCTTACAGATACAGTTGAGTACGTTGAATCTAAGAAGGTTGAAAACGGCTCAGGTGAGGTTAAGCAGGCCGAGGCAGTTGCTCCAAAGAGCACAGCAAGCACAAGCAAGGCCGCTGCAAAGAGTGGTGGTATCACAAAGGTAACACACGATGTTGTTAAGACAGCATCACGCTACTTAAGAACAAAGGGTTATGTTGCCGCAGCTAGTAAGCTTGATTACATCGATGCACTTATGATGAAGGCTACTATGGTGGCTACTGTAAGTGATGAAGGCGGTCAGAGTGCGGATAAGGCTGATGATACTGCAAATACAGAAACAGGTGGTACACCAACTACTGATACAGGCAATACTGGTAATACAGGTAATGGCTCAGGTTCTGGTTCAGCAGGAGGCAGCGATGCTGGTAATGACTCAGGTTCTGGATCGGCAGGAGGCAGCGATGCTGGTAATGGCTCAGGTTCTGGATCGGCAGGAGGCAGCACTGGTGGTACTGAATCAGGCTCTGGAAGTCAGACTCCAGCATCAAAGCCAAAGCATACAATCACTGTTAAGTATGTAGACGAGGCAGGAAATGAAATTTCTGGTTACAACGCAATCACTGAGACAAAAGAAGAAGGTGCAACATACGAATATGTGGCACCAACAATCACAGGCTATACATTAACATCAACTACACCAGCAAAAGGTACTGTTGGTACTAGTGATATAACAGTTACATTCACATACAAAAAGACAACAACTACCACAACCAAAGAAGAAGCTACCTTGGATATGAGCTACTCAGCGGGCACATTCACAATCAAAGCTTCTGCAAATGTTGGTAATGTCACAATAAATGGCGCAGCTGTTACAATGTCAAATGGAAGTGGTACTTTCAAGGTTACAAAGGATGGAGACTATACACTTAAGGGTGTAGCAACATTCTCTGATGGAGCTACAGATAGCACACTTGCTGTCACATACACAGTATCAGGATATGGCTCAGGCGATTCTACAGAAAAGCTTAAGGATGCAGCTGGCAACCAGCTTTATGTTGATGAGCAGTGCACAAAAGAAGCAACTGCAGCCGATTACGAAAAAGGTAAGAAGTTCTATTATAAAGAAGCTAGCTATACATACTATGGTTGGCAGTCAATTGATGGCAATACATACTACTTCGACAAGAACGGCAATAAGGTAACAGGCACTCAGGTAATCCAGGGTGTTAGCTACGATTTCGGAACAGATGGCGTTTTAGCAAACAAGGGAACAGGTATTGATGTTTCTAAGTATCAGACAAACATCGACTGGTCACAGGCTAAGTCAGCAGTTTCATTTGCTATCGTTCGTTGCGGATACAGAGGAATGTATGATGGACAGCTCCACGAGGATCCATATTTCTACAAGAATATGTCTGGAGCAAAAGCAAATGGAGTAAGCGTAGGTGTATACATTTACTCAACTGCCCTCAATGAGGCAGAGGCTGTTCAGGAAGCATCAATGGCAGTAGCTATGGCTCAGAAGGCAGGCGGATGTTCATACCCAATCTTCATCGATATGGAGGACAAGGTTCGTGGACAGGGCTCACTTTCAACAGCACAGCGAATGGCAATCCTTAATGCATTCGTTTCAACAGTTCAATCATCTGGCTACAAAGCAGGTGTTTACTGTAGCAAAAACTGGATGATAAGCTTGATGGATGCAAACTCAATTCCAGGCTCATGCAGCGTTTGGATTGCACAATATAATACACAATGTACATATTCTGGCAGAAAGAATATTTGGCAGTACTCAAGCAAGGGTTCTGTTCCAGGTATCAAAGGATATGTAGACATGAATAAGAGTTTCTAG